The Dioscorea cayenensis subsp. rotundata cultivar TDr96_F1 chromosome 11, TDr96_F1_v2_PseudoChromosome.rev07_lg8_w22 25.fasta, whole genome shotgun sequence genomic interval ggtAGGCCAAGCTTAAAAACAGAAGAATCAGTATAATACCTTACTGGTTGCTTGATGGTAAGCCTTTGCCTCAAAATATTGTGCTCCCATAAGAATTTGCTGCTTATCAACATTAGGATTCACCCTACAGATCTCCATTAAGTTGCCCATGCTGTGCAGGAGAAAGAACAGATGATCTGAGTTCTAAAAGCATGCATTATTAAAAATccatataattaaatagttatataACAGgctaaataaataatccaaaagatcaaaataattaacaatgttATACTTCCAATGGACAATGCCATGAAGTGAATCATCTGTGCATTAAAAGTACACACTACACATGATAAGAAAACTACTACTAATTATTATATACACCTGGGCAGTTCCATCATGGCTAAAAATTGTGGTTTTAATGAAAAtccattgaaaaattaataacaataagcTTCGAAATCATGGGGATTTTGCACCCAAATTAATGAGGGCTCATCTACCAATATTAAGACTGAGATCTACTCCATGATAATAAACCCTTCCCAATTATCAAAGCTAATTAAGTAATTCACAGCCCTTTCTCCAAAACATgaagtttaataaaaatccaTCAGCAAAACAAGCAAGAAGGAGAATAACAAGCTTCAAATTAAGGAAAACTACACACAAAAAAGATTTAGCTtcaaatacatgataaaaaaaaaatctcgaTCTAGTAAGAAGAAGTTcaaaattatggaaaaaaaaatactcgaTCGCAATGAACACCGAGAATCGAAACCCTTTAAATTGCAATCGTGACAAGACATCAACAATCAATTTCAAACACGATTATCTCAAACTCCAAGTTATCGAAAATGTAGTTCAAGAGCggatcaagaaaaaaaaaatcagaaagaaGACGAATTCATAGAATCAATCGAACAAGAGAAGGGAATCGATGATGAAGAGATTACATCTTGTGGATCGCTTTTCCACGAAGCTCGTGCTGGAAACCAACACGCCAATCGGGGAACACGCCGTGGTTGCGGTTGATTTCGCCGGAATCCTCCATCGGAGAGATCAAGACGAAGTGAGACACTCAGAGAGATATCGTCTGGGAAATAAGAAACCGAGTGAAGCGAGGGACGAGACGAGACGGGACGAGACGAGACGAGACGCACCTTTTATAGATGACGTTTCGAGTACTTGAGTGTCACGCTTttctttcagttttttttttttttaataattgattttaaataagaaaattattttttattattttatataatgggtaatttttatttcaaaaaatttaattgggaagtattattattagagaTATTATATCTGATGTGAACCCTACAGccaaattaagataaaatttataaattgaggaagtttaaagaagaatttttattaaaaaaaatttagaatgaaAAGAAGATCATGATGgagtttgattattttattttattttatttttttttaaggttggTTGATCGTGCGTGTTTGATAGATCTTACGATTGTCGTTTTCCAAGtcgttttttattttattttgtattttgtcgagttattgtatttttacgtaaggattattttttattttttatataattttttaattgtctaataaatttttaaataaaaatttctttatttttgtatgtaATTAGGAagtttgttataaaaaaaattcaaaacacatTCCAAATCGTTTggttaaaaattgaatttgaaactttagtttttttttattttattttgaagataataattttaaatttattttaaatttcaaagtattttaattttttttaagattgaaattgtttgaaataatatttaattgttattttataattagttaataaaattatttttaaattagttaagATCTGGTTCAAtacttatattataaataataatttttttataatttcaaaataaagttatttgaattaattaaaactattgAAAAAACTCCAAGGATGGACTTTGACTTTTGGGTTGTGCACAAATTAACTCTAAAGCGTACAATTCTATAACTCGCAAGTTTGTTGTTATCCCGAACATGATCTTTCATGAAGAGGATCGCTTGAACGGAGAGAAGAGTTTATCTAGTCCTGGTGGAGCATCATTTACAAATCCTATTGCACCCGGCCCTCTGTTGCACCATCTCCAGAAGCCAGTACTGAACGTACGTCTCTCATACCCATGTTTGAGAATTGCATATTAAACACCCCAAAGCAACAGAAGATACTATCATTAACATTGAGGAAGGTGAAACTACGTAGATTACATCCACGTACGGATATGGCTCGCAGGCTAGGAAGGTGAGAACACTAAGCAAAGTTAATGAAAACTGTGAGTTTGTTGTTCTTAATGTTTACAGACCcaacaaactatatatatatatgaagatgcTGTCAAGAGCTCAGTATGGAGAAAAGACATGCATGCAGGAGGAGCTCGAGTCTATTGAACTAAACAACACATCGGAGTTGGTGGACCACTGCAACTTTGCATGGGAGGACAAAGAACATTGAGATGCATTTCCACTTCATGGGAGACCTGGTTAATGATGGAGTCATAGCGCTGGATTACTGCAGAACTGAAAAACAGTTGGTTGATATCTTCACAAAGTCTCTGGGGGCAGAAACACAACTGCATTCGGTCAAAGCTGGGTGTGAGTGACTTTGAGTCAAGGGAGGATATGTTAGCAAGTGACTCAAAAAGCTACATGGGGAGACTAGAAAGCCAAGAGCTGGGTAAAGACTTTCTCTAGTTGGTGTGCATGAAAAGGCTTTTTGTTTTGTACTAAGTTTGCATGTGTTCATGTCATTGGTTCATGCATACTTTGGGTTGTGTGTGTGCCTTTATGAGTGTACGTACtgtcattttgtttttatatctcTCATTAGAGAGAGCAGCTATGCAAGAGAGTTTCATTTTCTATGAAATAGCacgtctctctttctctcatctctGTTAACCTAACCACTCTGAAATCCTCCCCATCTTAACATATATAACCTTCAGCATATCTTCAGTAACTTTAAATTTCTTTACAGCCACTGCTTGTTGGTTATTCAAGGGATCAGCATTATTGCATCCTAAATAATTAAACCCTAAAACTCTATCACCCAAGggttctttattttttccaagTATTTTTTCCATcagttttgactgaaattaattattcttctatcatctgcacatatatatatatatatatatatatcaaggaaaaaaaccaataatataTTACTGCATGTTGTATTATATTAAAACCTCTAGAACTCTATTTTATGAGTCTCACCTTCTTGATCAATTTGATCATCTTCAGATTCCACTTGCAAATTAATCCACTGGTTCTTTTCCCTTGTGATCTTTCTGAAGATATTAAGTTATTGTATTATGACTGAGAAAAACGTTGATagagtaattaaataaatgaagttATATATGTTAGCATATTTTGCATGTCTTGTATAAGCAATTGCATGTGCTTCATGAATTCAGCATCTGAAGAAATGGATGCTGTCTTTTTGATTGCCTGAATGTAGATGCAGGGAAAAGATCTTAATCTCAAATACATATGTTATCCCTATCCATATATGAAGATTTTAAAGTAATCATTTATTCAAGAAAAGATGCAAAACTAATTCTTCATAAGTTAATTATGCATGAGAAACAAGAAACTTAACAAGATGTTTATAATGTAATGCAGTAATTACCAAAAACATGCATTATAGAATACAAAATTCACAGTCAAGTTCTTGCATGCCAGAactacaaattaattaacaaccgaaaaaatatatatatatatatatatattatgataaaagaaatataagaagaaGAGATCATGCATGAAAGAGTTATTTACCATATTTCTTGGAGAGGCTCAAAGATCaaacaccttcttcttcttcttgcttctATACTCAAATGGAGATTGTGAGTTGTGGTGGTGCTCAATGTGGTtggtttatgtttatttatataatgaGACCAGATTTAATTTGCATACAATtccctttaatttttattttttttatttttaaataaaatggataaaccacaaatttattagaattaatttttatttcataaagctcggaaaaaaattttgatatttacttaACCTCATAATTTCTTCTTATAAttgcatgttatttttttttaacaataaaatatataacacaGTGAATTGCATGTGTTATCTATGAACGACATTTTGTATGAAATACAGTGATCGAATTGTATGTATTATggcattttttatatttttattatttttatacccAAATTATTAAGATGACTTATTTGTTAGGACTTGTTAACTTGGGTATAGAAGCCAAATGTTGGGGGCTTTTTAGGGTTACAGATGGAATAATATTTTCGAGGTCAAATAGATTTTTAGATGTACTTTCACGGAcgcatatattttatatttaattaaaaaattattaaaatagacaAGCATTTTCCAAAAGTACCAATACACAACAAACggaacaatttttattttttatttttaaattatctgttTTCTATTATGAGTCAAGCCCATGAAGACCACGGACACTAACAGAGCCCATAATAACTTTGGCCCATTAGACGCCCATATGCCTCCTCCTATGCTTCGTTTCTCAATGTTTTGGTATCAAAGtaattatttgtaaatatataacaataattaagagggttagtattttattttactattttaaataACGGAGAattctatttataatttatccaactttctttaaaaaaatatatataacaaatgaatcttatatataatgttttattttttcttttttttactttttttttaatacaaatatgGATAAGTCATGTGTTAAGAATGTCCGCATGTGAGAAGTGCAAACATAAGCTTTACAATATTTGTACCCTCACTCTATGTTCGTTGAGGTTTGAACCTACTTCCTTAGCAAGACATGCACATCCTACACGTATATATGACTTAATGCGAATAGACAAAATgataattggttttttttttcacttttcatgtttggttttattttttaaaaaaaagtgaaagaacaaacaattaatcataaattaatcaGAGTgatcatttttacatcattttaaTAATGTTATATTTCCTTTccttcctcatcttcttcatgaacTTAGCCTTGGTTTAGGGTTCAAACATACATATAGGTTCTTCTTACCTTCAAAGTGAATTCTATAACAACACAAATCCAAATCCAAGTTGGTGAAACTTCATTTCCATCAATTTAATTCATGCATCAtccttaaaaaattattactcaCACAAACCTTGTCTTGTGATCTCTATCCACATTATACACAGAGATTACTTACAtgacaataaaacaaatatcatCTTAATCATagatattcaaaaacaaaatatttttttatcaaaatgaggttattttgttttttttttaaataaatataatttttaaattacaagaaaAGATAACATGAAAAGTACAACCTAACATAcactaaacttaaaaaaaataatttgaagtagagttataaaataaagatcaaatagcgaacaacaatttaaaataatcaataaataattttttttaataattacaatatagttatatatatatatataaaatagaaaagtCATTTACAGATGTTCGATGCTAATCTAATAACTCTTTGAAGGACGTCCATAGATTTTTAAACTGTATGTACCCTCAAGAGACGGCACTCGTATACATGTGTATACACatgttattttaaatgttgGTTGGGAGGTGAGGACTTTTGAAGAAGATGCTGACAAAATGACGTAAATAGTCCTGAGTTTCAGGGACTCTGCCTAAATTTTAAATCCATAAGAGCAAAACATTGAAGGCCGTGTTTAGAGTTGGAGATATAAACATTTATTGCACtcaaatactatatatatatatatatatactttaattgCAATGTTTTCAATCAACATCTTTCTATGTGCCCCCCACGTGCCATTAACTTCTTTGAAATTCTCTTCCTCACCAAActattctttcttcttcttcttcctaaacaatattaatgtatatgtttcatataaaaagataaatgtatatattttatgtgaatatgtttgtatatataatcaataggaatatttttcatttatttgattttcctAATTTTGGTTGATTCAAATCTAAGATTATAGAAAACCGAATAAGGAACATATCATTTATATTCCTTGTCATGGTTGAGATGCGAGAGAAtcattaaaaaacatatatataatagtataaAGATGTTatgttattaatataatttttgcatatatttaagtaaaaaaatactttaaaaaaattaatcaaacattTTATCAAGCAACTCcatgaaataaagaaacaaaaaataatgagCTACCGCATTGaagatttaatttataatatttttattgcatGAACTAatagtttgataattatataactaagaaaaacatataaaagttttaaactatgaattgaatattttctagtatataaatattaaaattatagatatattatgaatataattcaaaatttttactttttgagtAAGCAGGAGAGAATTTTCCAAAGGTAATActaacataaaatattaaaaaaaattaccaacaaagatatatatatatatatatatatagttaaagaAATTAACCAACACATTCATCTTGTCTCCCAGCAATAATGAATAGCCCAAGACTTAGGTTGAATAATTAACCCTCACAATAGCCTCCATTTAATGATCATTTGctgaaaaattaattcaaaatcaggcattaaatattttatttgtttatttatttattttatttgagtgGGAGAAAAAGCATCAATTGGATGATTCATCCAAGCCATTGAAATAGTGGTCCAAATTCATAGTGATATATATCTGGCATGACCTAACTTGGCAATGGGTACACTTGTTGCTTCATATGTTTACCTTGCAATTTAAGGACACGCCCTACAAGAAAATGGTTAATTTTTGGAGTGTTTCTATGCTTGTATTTTATTAGAATGAAGTGTGACACACCAACCTTCTTGTCCTtcaaaattttacttatttttatcttGCATATATTGGCACATAGTTAGGATATGTTTTACTTAGAGactatttatttgaataaaaacattatattcCTTTACTGTCCTTATCCCTAAAAGTTGCAAGGATATATTTGTCTTAATAATATGGGGTATTAAGGTATAATTAGGGAATCCAATGGTTTTTTCACTTACGGAActttaatttactatttttatattagtgcaagtcaaaatcctaattttgtgAGTCTATGGGATTAAAAAACTCATTCCACATTTATATTGGAGTGACCAAGTACTGGATTTGGAGATCTATacggtaattttttttatttattactagtAATTTAATGGTTATTTAATTTTAGATAACAAcacaatttttaatatatatatatataataataataataataatcctatatAATGAAAAACAACCTACTAGTGTAATTGCAAAAAATTCACATCGTGAGAGGTCTACTTTTATCAATGGTCACTCGATCTATTGatattggatttttaaaaataatttaagatcaaaccctaaaatccatttgaattgagggtaaaaatatttattgagttTGTTCCATATTTGTACAAATTcctaaatttattcaaaaaagaGAGACATACTCTTATAATAGATTGCCAGTAAACTAATATCAAATAAGTCTAGAGCCAGTGACCGGCTCTAGGATCCCAGTGATGAAAAGATTAAGAAAGAAacctaatatttttcattagaaatattgaaattagtataattttttttggtcaATGTCATTCTTTTaggtgtttaattaattattttcattgcacaCAAAAAGAGTGATGCATGCTTGTTATTGCAACCAGTACAAAGTGACCCACAGTGTGTCCAACCCATCATCAAATTGGATCCAACCAAACACTCTCACCATCttcccattattattatttatatggaACCCACAAACCTTCATCAACATTGATGGCATGGCATGGCAGCTGGTCCATTGCATTTGCACctccaaaaattgaaaaagaaaaagaaaaatcatggcttttaattattaataaaaagaagaaagtgaagacttttcaacaaaaaaaaataataaaataaaattacacaaCAACTACACaagcaaaagaaaagcaaagaataGAAGCCTCTCTTCAGTAGATCCTTGGCTTCAAAGTAATATTCAAAGCTTTAGCTTTCACTCCAAACTCCTAGAAACCCTAAAAAGTCCAACTttaaagatagaaaaaaaacaTCTGTGAGGGTGAGTGTGTGTGGAAACCCTAGGTCTTAATTAAGTTGGTCTTATTTATGGCTATCTCTGAGGTGGCAGATACCTCCATTCAAGGTTCCATTTAAGTTCTCTACTGAAGGGTAGTTCAACCCTTTAAACTCTCTTACTCTACTCCATTTACTAGCCAGTGCAATGCAACTCATTCAAAAATGAATGGCATGAAAGAGATGGTGGTGATGGAGCCATGGCATCTACATGCATGAttatcatgtatatataatggtatatatatatataataaaaagaggAAGATAGAGGTCATTTTCTTATCTTGGTGTCTAAAGCAAGGATGGCTCTGATTCAAGTGGTGCTGGTGAAGGTCTCTTAGAGATTTAATTAGTGACTTTAGAACCACCAATATGAGACTTAAAGTGCATGTCTCTTTTGGCACTAAAAGCCATGGAGATTttcatgagaagaagaagaagaagaagaagagatcatCAACTCTCTTGCTGTTCTAttagctcttcttcttcttcttcttcttcttcttcttcttcttcttcttcttcttcttactttCCATTAAAcatgtcttcttttctttctctttttcttcttcttcttcttctctttgtttcttGTGATGCTTTCAATCACACTAGCTCAAGAAGGATCTCTTCTCTAAAGCTTGCCAGGATTCAGAAACATTTGGATAAGATCAATAAACCTCCTGTGAGATCAATCCAAGTAAGTCtatatatttacattatatatacatatatcttttGATTTATCTAATTAACCTTGTTCTTATgatcattataaatatatacagaGCTTGGATGGAGATATAATAGATTGTGTACACAAGCATAAACAACCAGCACTTGATCATCCATTGCTAAAGAACCACAAGATtcaggtttatatatatatatatatatatatatttcaatgtgTTTGTTATCTATCTTCTGAAGTTGATTGAAATACTGTTCTCtattttgttgcttttgttgaaGAGAGTGGCACCAGAGAAGCCAAAGTTTAAAGATGCCAGGCATCCAAGAAACTACACAGATACCATTAAAAATGCTTGGCAGACATGGCACCACTCCGGCCACTGCCCAAAGGGCACGGTACCAATACGGAGAAGCTCGGTCGACGATGTCTTGAGAGCCAAGTCCTTATATCATTACGGCAAGAAACAACGCCGTCCCCGGCCTCTCGCTCGATCAATCGATGCTCCTGATGTTGTCAGTGGCAATGGCcatgaggtatatatatatcatcaatttACATTTGATAACTTCATTCAACATAAACATAAtgttgaaaatatgaaatacatgaacaatatTGATGGATTAAATTCTtgttggttatttatttatttattttttttttgttgaaaagcaTGCAATAGCATACACTGGAGAATCACAAGAAGTTTATGGAGCTAGAGCAACTATAAATGTTTGGGATCCATCCATTGAAGTTGTGAATGAGTTTAGTCTTTCTCAGATCTGGATCCTTTCTGGTTCTTTTGATGGTTCTGATCTCAATAGCATTGAAGCTGGTTGGCAGGTACCATCACTCTTCCTCTCTCTTTTA includes:
- the LOC120272101 gene encoding uncharacterized protein LOC120272101 → MSLLALKAMEIFMRRRRRRRRDHQLSCCSISSSSSSSSSSSSSSSSSSYFPLNMSSFLSLFLLLLLLFVSCDAFNHTSSRRISSLKLARIQKHLDKINKPPVRSIQSLDGDIIDCVHKHKQPALDHPLLKNHKIQRVAPEKPKFKDARHPRNYTDTIKNAWQTWHHSGHCPKGTVPIRRSSVDDVLRAKSLYHYGKKQRRPRPLARSIDAPDVVSGNGHEHAIAYTGESQEVYGARATINVWDPSIEVVNEFSLSQIWILSGSFDGSDLNSIEAGWQVSPELYGDSRPRLFTYWTSDAYEATGCYNLLCSGFVQTNNKIAIGAAISPVSAFSGSQYDISILIWKDPKVGNWWMSFGDNTLVGYWPAELFTHLTDHASMVEWGGEVVNMKPNGAHTSTQMGSGHFADAGFAQASYFRNLELVDADNSLSSVQSISTLAENTNCYNIISSSNQDWGTFFYFGGPGNNPKCP